GGAACACAAGTTTTCAAAACGTGTGGTAACATTGAAAGCAGTTATAAAAGGAAAGTACATAGCCTTATATACCTaatcaaaaagatagaaaaattacgAAATAACAATCAAATGTTatatctcaagaaactagaaaatgaagAGCAAATCAAACCCCAaaatagcaagagaaaagaaagattggAGCTCacagcaaaactaaatgaaatggaaccaaaaataaatcaataaaatcaataaaacaagtcacttctttgaaaagataaacaaaatccatCGGCATCTAGCCAGataaaccagaaatagaagaaaaggacCCAGATAAGATCAACCAGAAATAAAGGAGGAGACATTActactgataccacagaaatacaaaatatcattcaTGAACACTATAAAAACCTCTGcacacacaaactagaaaatttaaagcaaatggcaaaattcctggaaacacGCAGCCTCCTGAGTCTGAATCAGGAAAAAGTAGAAACTGTGAGCAGACCAATAATAAGCAGCAAGATTGGAGGAATAATAAATACAACTCTCAACAAAAAAAGTGCTGACCCAGAAGAATttacagccaaattctaccagacctacaaaaaaaaaataaccgagATCTTTTATGCACAGAAACTATTACATAACATtgggaataaagaaataattccAAACTTACACTATGAAACCATCATCACCACAAGAtttaaaccaggaaaggacacaaaaaagaaaaaagactacagATTAAAAttccttatgaacatagatgcaaaaatcctcaacaaaattatttcaaaccaaattcaacaacacagGAAAAAGATTTTCACCACAACCTAGTGGGTTTCatttcagggatgcaaggatgattcagcatacaaaaatcaataaataagatTTACaacataaacagaagaaaaacataatcATATTTATAGATGTAGAAGAAGTATTCTATAaattccagcatcctttcatgataaaatatttaaaatctaggcatagaaggaatattataaaattataatatgcaCCATCATCCTGAATGGAGAAATGCTGCAAGCATTTCCCCTAAGAACTAAAACAAGATAAGGCTGTCCCACTTATACTCAGTGtagtattggaagtcctagccagagcaatcaggcaagagaaagaaagaaatggcatctTTCAGGAAAGAGGAGGTTAGATAATCCCTGTTGCTAAGAATATgatattatatttagaaaaccccaaagacttcTATAATTGATGAATAGagtcagcaaagtctcaggttacaaaatcaatgtacaatgTAATAAGTAGCCTTTCTGAATACTATATATAGTCAAGTGGAGAGTCTAATCAAGGAGTCAACACCATTTAGAAgaactacaaataaaatataatacctaggaatatacttaaccaaggaggtaaaagttCCCTATGATGAGAACTTTAAAAGAGTGATAAAAGAAATTGGAGATGACACatgtaaataaaaagacattCCTTGCTCATGGATTGCTAGAATCAATATTGTCAAGATgcccatactgcccaaagtgatatACAGATTCCATGtaatcaaaataccaacatcttgaTTTCACAGACCTTAAACAAATAATGCCAAGCTCCATTTGGAAGCATAAAAGATgccaaatagccaaagaaatcctaagcaaaaagaaaaaaatctggagatGTCatgttacctgacttcaaattatactacaagcctatagcaaccaaaacaacatggtattggtataaaagtagagacatacaccaatggaatggaatagagagcccagaaatgaaACCATATAGCTATGACCAACTGATCTTTGGCAAAGTAGACAactttggggaaaagaagccttattcaataaatgaacGCTGGGAAAATTGAATGGTCACCTGAAGAAGAATGTATCAGGTCCCCTATCTTTTGCCATAAACAAACATTCATTCAAGGTGGATGAAGACTTAAAAGTAAAGCATAAAAACCTAGAAATTCTAGAAAATCATGTAGGAAAACTCCTATGTACATTTCTCTAGGCAaataaagcaacaacaaaaatatagcaaatAAATTTGACTTGATTTTACTAAAAAGCTATTGCATGGCAAAGAAAGTAATCAACGGAGTGCctggacaacctacagaatgagaggaaatattcacaaactctatatccaacaaaggtctaatatccagaatctacaaagagttcaaacaaatcagcaagaaaaaacaaacaaacaaacaaatcacccCATCAAAAAATGGACCAAAAACATGAACAAGTTTTTCAAAAAGAGATAGCCAAATGGTCTATGaccatatgaaaatatgcttacCATTAGTAatcattatagaaatgcaaattaaactacaatgaaataacctgttacccctatcagaatgactattattaaaaggcaataaaacaatagatgttggcatggatacgGAGAAGTAGGAATGCTAATACACTGTTGGTTGGAcagcaaattagtacaacttctatggaaaacggTATAAAGATTCTtccaagaaataaatgtaaacctACCatttactcctgtaatcctactgCTAAGTATctgctcaaaggaaaagaagtcattatataaaaagacacctacacctgaatgtttatcacagcacaatttacaattgcaaagatgtggaaccaacttCAGTGCCCACAAGcgtccctctctttctctctctctcttacacacacacacacacacacacacacacacgcagacacacagagacacatacaaatacatacaAACATACCATGGAGTAtcactcagctataaaaaggaatgaaatatgtGTGATATCATTTACAGTAACTTGGGTGGAACTGGATACCATTATCCTAATGAAGCTCAAGATGAAGGGGAACATAAATCTTAATCATAAATTGTTAAATGTAAGGCTACTTGTAATGGGGCTATGATGACATAGATTTTAAAAGAAGTCAAAAATACATTGCAATGGTCATAGTGTCCTTAGTCAATTGGAAATGCAAACCACAACAATATGAAAGAAGTATCCACTcacaaaaaaatgctaaaatgaaGGTTGGGGAAGACTATGCTGTGTGTTGGTAGGGTTGTGGAACAACTAGATTTCTCATATGCTGCCTGTTGGAGTGTTAATTGGTCCAGTGACTTCAGGAAAATATTAAGCTGTATCTACTAAGGctgaatacataaatatttgaTGGCCCAGCATTCTACTCCTAAGTATCCATGTAATATAAATGTGAAGATAAATTCACCAAACACACATGTACAATAATGTTCATAGTAGTAATAACTGTCCTAGACCAGAAACACCCAAACTGAATTAATAGTAGACTGGATCAACTGTGGTAGATTGATTCATGGAATGATGATGATCAGACTACAAATACATGTAATAAGATGAATCTCACCACACTAATGTGAGCAAgcaaagccagacacagaaaagattgttttgttggattccatttatataaagctTGAAACTGGGCAAAACTAGTAATTACCTTTGTCAAGTAGAAGATGAGTAATTAAAAAGAGGTAAGAGAATTTTCTGGAATGGTGGTAATGTTTCTTTACCTGAGTGCTCATTCTCGAGTGTGTTCTTTTGTAAAAATTGGAGAGGTGTGATTATGATATCTGTACTTTTTCCCATGTtgcatttcaattaaaaattcaaaaaaacatATAGTACTACCCATCCATAAAAAATAGTGAtctaatatcttttgtaacaatctagATGGAATTGGAGATTATTctactaagtgaagtatcacaagaatggaaaaacaaacacctcttgtactcaatactaaattggaactgtgtacatatggaagtaaaactcaacagaaatgggtgggggagggaaggaaaggagggagggtaaatTTACACCAAAACAGTgcaatgcacatattctgggtCATTGGCACACTTATAATatagacttaaaatgtacaaatgcaaattgTGTAACTAAAATACgtatacccctataatattctgaaataagaaataaaataaaatttctaaattaaaaaagaggcttccatttaaatatatatatatgcacacacatttttaaaaagaaaatgatagagcCACTTATACAGTTTAAGAATTTCTATTAAATAACCATATTTGACCGTGACTGAACTGATCAGGAATCTGTAACTTGGCCAAAGGTGACCAATTTTAGGTTTACCAATGGGCTCTGGGGTCAGCTTACATCAGAATTCTGCCCCATAGTAGTAGGGGACTCACTGACCCAATCAACAATCTTTCACGGGCGTTTCCAGAGTGAGAAACTCAGACCACTACAGAAGCAGAGTAGAATTAGAAAGAAACAAAGTGGAGGTAATAGCTGAACAGGTAAGAAGCAGAAACAGCAGCACAAAAGCATGACAACTTTTATAATACGAAGAATAGTCTTTGCTACTTTGATCAGAAGAAACGTGTATGCACAGTGCGTCCAGGATTGCATGTGTAACCCACACCCCTACAACACTCTAACCCTGAGGCCAGGAGCAGCATTCTCCATCTTGGCGCCTCCAGTGGgtaacacagtgcctggtacatagtctCTCAACAAAGGTGTGTTGAAGATAATTGAAACAAAGGTGGAACCAGAAAACCCTAATTCAAATtccatttcttctatttctttgctatCAGAACtagggcaagttatttaatctttctgaatctcccttttatgtaaaaatatatagttgAAATAAACATTATATAGGTTATGGACAAAAAAATTAACCATATTTATTCTATGGTAAAACAATCCAACTTCCAGGTTTTAggtcaaatgaaataaaacctatattcacacaaaaacatTAGCCAATGTTTAaatcagctttattcataatcaccaaacACCAGAAATCACACACATAGTCTTCAACTTGgggattaaaacaaacaaacaaacaaaaacaatgtgtAAAGTCCCCATTATGGAACATGATTCCACAATTTAAAGATTTCCACCTTGGACACAGGAAATGAAATTGATGGATGGCACCTgaattatgctaagtaaaataatgaCAGAGAAAAAGACAATGTTTTATTATTCAAGTTAAGGACAATCTTGCAAAGGCAAAATTACATGGACAAAAACAGTTTAGTAATTGCAAGAAGCAGTGGATGGGAGAAGGGGTTGACCAAATGTAATAGGAAATTAGTTTAGATGATTGTAGTAGTGGTCCCATGactatatatttaacaaaattcttagaaataaatactaaaatgtgTGCATATTATTGTTTGCAACTTATATATTaagtgataattaaaaataaatacaaaataacacaTAATACAAAAACATATGTGCACACTCAAGATATCCAGTTTGGTCCCCATAGTCAATTTAATTGTTTCTTCTTCAGGAAAGTAAGAAGCTATGTAGATGCTCTCGTGGGGAACATCCCCTGAGAGCACCACATCTCTTTAATTCTTTCCTGGTCTTAGGCATTATTAGCTTCTGAAAGCCACCCTGACTCCACATGGCACCAGACTTGAATCCTAGCTCCTTAGATCATTTTTTACTCATCCAAATGTTAATAGTTATTTATATACACAGGCCTTCTCCCGATTTTAGATTCCCCATGACCCTATAGCCATAGCCAAGATAACACATTAAgataaaaatgttattgaaaaTGGTAAACACTAAATGAGTTGTTTTATAGGCACTCTTCTATTTGCTAGTGGGGATGGGTAATGATTGCAAAAATATAGCTAGACAGTTGGATAGAATGAACAATAATTgctagcacaacaaagtgactgtaACCAACAGATTAGGTAttctttaaaacaactaaaagagtgaaattgCAATGTTCCTaactcaaagaaataataaatacctgAGGTAACAGATACCTTTACTACCCCAATTTGATTTATTCACATTGTATgtctgtattaaaacatcacGTGTACCCTGTGAATATGTACAACAATATGCACATTAGATTCATTATCTGAACGTGTATTGGTATCTTTCCCTCCATCTTTCCCTGACTTAGAGACCAAGGAACCATTGGCCAATACCTGAGAGAAAGCTTCTCTAACAGGATTTGTGCAGAGAAGATTTTCTGATATTGAACTTGCTATTCAAGATTGACTGTCTCTTGTTTTCGAGGAGCAAGGTAAGCTGCTAtattcaatatacattttttattgaaAGCTGGTAATTCACACAAAAGCAGTAGCACAGCTATACCTACTATCATCTTCTGAGAACAGAAATAGATGTTTTCAATGTTTTCCTACAAAAATAAGGTGAAACTAGGGAATAAACATCAAAACTTCCATCAGCAGGGAGGTAGACACTTATTATGCTACTCTCCTGAAAAagattagtaataaaaacaggtGATTATATAGTAATTTTATCTTGTTCACTGTATGTTCACCTCTCATTGGAGGCACAGAATAAATAGGAGAGTAAAATGATCTTTGTTAAGCTAAAAAAGGTACCAAGAAAATTAGCACTATCCAAGCTTCTTTTTGACatatttcttataatttcatACGTATTGTTTTTAGCATCTGTACACATTGACAGTGGGATGACTGAAAGGACAGGCTGCTGAGTAGATCTAAACtggctttaaatttttaatcttccTCATACTAGCTGTGTAAGTGTAAAGCCTTGAAAAACTTCCTAAGTTCTCATTTGTctttacagtaaaataaaaataatactccTACCTATTAATATGATACACAAATACATAACAcaaaatacttttatatataaagtatTAACATTGGTTATAGTACGTGCTTATTGATAGGTAGCACAGTGTATGCTAAAAGTGGCCACATGCGTTAAGGTTAGCAAACATAAAGCCTTCAAGGGCTTGGCTTGTAATGTGAGGTTGCCAAAGGTTAATGAGCAGGAGAGCAGGAGGGTAAGAACTAGTGGTTAGTATTGGATGGATACCCTTCCAAAAActttatattaaaatagaaagaatCAAACTACAATTTCCTACATAAGAgcagattaaaatattttacaacataGAGATTGCCACAAAAACAGATCTGAAGACAAACGGCAAAAATCAAGTCACAAACTATAATTTTTCAACCTTTGATTTCTGTGAGTCAATACGGAATGACACTActgagaaaaagaataagaaaggagACTCTTTAAACACAAGCAAAATGTGTGTTTTAAAGAagaaactaacaacaacaacaaaaaaaaaaaagcaggctacATTGAAGAGCTAAAACAGGCAGTATCATGGGTGGAGCAACAACAGAGAACGAGTTACTGGAGAGCACAAAAATTCCAATAATTCTACCGTGTGAGAAAAAGCAAATTGAAGAAGGAGGCTAAAGACTTCAAAACTCATCCACACCTAAGCTGACATAGAGTCCATTGTTCCATCTTGGTAATAATAGTACAGATAGAACTCCTCAACTTCGGTAATCACTTACCATTTATTCATTatgtgttttgtttctatttttttgcttagtttgttttttttttttttttgagacaagagtcttactctattgccctgggtagagtgctatggcatcacagctcacagcaacctcaaactctaggacttaagagattctcttgcctcagcctcctgagtagctgggactacctacaggtgcccgccacaatatccggttagttttttttatttttagtagagatggggtctttctcttactcaggcttATCCCTTGTTTTTTATGCATGTTCatacttaattctcacaataatacCCTGAGTTAAATATCATTACTCTCTTCATTTGAGAGATGAATACAATGAGTTTCAGGGGAGTTGGATTAGAGCCAATGAGTCCCAGACAGCCAATAAGCAGCTCTTCCCAGAACCCAAGCTCTATCCTCTCTAAAGTGTCTTTGTGGTTTGTACAAGCCCCTACTTACTATTCCAGTCCTCCTAAGACATCTGCTGTCCATCTTCACTGTGAAACCCCAAACACGGGGTTTGGGTCAATGGGGTCAATGAGTAACTATAAATTGAGTTAAAACAATTTGATTGATATCCTCCTGTGACTTTCATGCTtgggagccactgtgcttggGGTTAAAACTTAGCTTTCCATTAACATTTGTGTAAATATGAATACATTACTCAACCTCTGTGCCTCTCAATTTAAACTATCAACCAATCAAGCTCAAAATATTATTGATAGGAATCAATGAATATAGATATAAAGTATCTAGAGCAATCCTGCCAGGTGAGAAACAGAAGCACAAGCTTTCACTAGGACAGGAAAAACTGCATTGGCATAATTCCAGAAATGTCatatgaaaaatttataaaatgttccaaACATCAGTTATAATTACGAAAGTTTAAAAACTGGTAAGATGACCCAGTAAGATTTTTCCAGTTTAACTTTTGTAACTCTATAAACATTTAATACATTAAATTTTGTGTTTAagctcagttttatttatttattctttttttaaagagacagagtctcactttatcgcccttggtagagtgccatgacgttacagctcaacagcaacctccaactcttggttttaagcgattcttttgcctcagcctcctgagtagctgggactacaggtgcccgccacaacatccggctatttttgttgttgttgttgttgttgttgcagtttggccagggccgggtttgaacccaccacgctatgtatatggggtcagcgccctacccactaagccataggcaccaccctaagcTCAGTTTTAGATATGGAGAATATTGAAATGTGTATTATTAACATAATGAAATAATGCAGAGGGaatataaacatttcaaatttggTGCTGTACGTATATTTATCCTACAACAACTATTTACACTCTTGTTCTTTGCTTCTATTTGCTACAAGACATCATCTGATGTCCaaataaaattgatggagaaCAGTACGGAAGTGACACAGTTCATCCTCCTAGGACTAACCAATGCCCCAGAACTGAAAGTCCCCCTCTTCATCATGTTCATGCTCATCTACTTCATCAATGTGGCTGGAAACCTAGGCATGGTTATTTTGGCTCTTTGGGACTCTCGTCTACACACTCCCATGTACTTTTTCCTTGGTAACCTGTCTCTAGCGGACTTCTGCTATTCTTCAGCGGTCACTCCCACAGTCATGGCTGGGCTCCTTATAGGAGACAAAGTCATTTCCTACAGTGCTTGTGCTGCTCAGATGTTCTTTTTTGCAGCCTTTGCCACTATGGAAAATTTCCTCTTGGCCCTGATGGCCTATGACCGCTATGCAGCAGTGTGTAAGCCACTACATTACACCACCACCATGACAACAAGTATGTGTGCGTGTCTGGCCACAGGCTGCTATATCTGTGGTTTCCTGAATGCTTCCATCCATGTTGGGGAAACATTCAGTCTCTCCTTCTGTAAGCCCAATGTGGTCCATCACTTTTTCTGTGATGTGCCAGCAGTCATGGCTCTGTCCTGTTCTGACAGACATGTGAATGAGCTTGTTCTTGTTTACGTGGCCAGCTTCAATGTCTTTTTTGCCCTCCTGGTTATCCTGATATCCTACCTTTGCATATTCATCACCATCCTGAAGATGCACTCAGCCACAGGATACCGGAAAGTATTGTCCACCTGTGCTTCCCACCTCACCGCTGTCTCCATCTTCTATGGGACTATCATCTTCATGTACTTACAACCCAGCTCCGCTCACTCCATGGACATAGACAAAATGGCATCTGTGTTTTACACTATGGTCATCCCCATGCTGAACCCTGTGATTTACAGCCTGAGAAACAAGGAGGTGAAGAGCGCATTCAAGAAAGCTGTTGAGAAGGCAAAGTTGTGTCTACGATTGTGAGTTTAACATTGTAGGATCCATAATGACCTTGTTTCATTTTCCTAAGATATTCTCCATGTCCTGAATCACATATTAAGGCCCACATTGAAGTTAAGTTCCTAAACTGATACTCTCCCTTCTTCAAAAGTGTGTTGTCTAGGGAAAGTGAAATATAATGTCTAGAAATAGAATACCTGAATGGGATGGCTGAGGTGAATCACAAGATATCTTGGGTTTTACTTATCAAAACCTGTATTGAAAACATTTAATTCCTTCACCCATTCTACATAAATGTCCTCTACCACATACTGgtagaaacacacacataaaagagGGGCATCAATGAGCCCGtgaatatatttatacatgtgcCCCATGTGAACACACACATATGGGAGTGAAAAATTTGCCAGATGTAAATGAAATGAAGCtaattttggtaaaataatttaagcaaTCAATTGGGGTGTTAAAATATCAGTTTATGTATGACATTATTCATTGAGTTGAATAAGTGTTCTTATAATTCTAACTTGAGAGTAAAAGTGGAATACTTTTAAAGGAAGGGCAGTCAGCTCTTTGTGTCTGCATCCACATATGTAATGAACTGCAGATAAGTGATAGtacatattcattaaaaatgacagtacatttgatacttgcatttccattctcgtgatactatactaagaagaatgtattaaaACTACATGCCCATATCAGAGAATACtacaagtatattcaagttgggggagtggggaggaggggattGGGTGTATAACACACTCCCAGGATAAAGGGCTCAACTGCCTCAACAGCAACtcgaactttaccttagaaacacaaacaatgcaacctaatgaTTTGTGCTCTCCtgttaattcaaattaaaataataaataaaatattttaaataaatacatagaaatggACTCTTACAAAGCTGGTGGGAAAAAAGacaatacagcaacaacaaaaaaaatacaggtaAAACCCAAAACTGGATAATAACTACTTAcatggcatttacattgtattaagtattataagtaatctagaaatgatttaaactATACAGGAAGAGGTGCAGGGTGCAAATAAACTACATACTGTAGATCAATTTCTGGATTTTATAATCGGTTCCATTGACTTGTGTATCTCTTTTCCCAATATCAAATTGTATTGATTACTATAAGTTAGAGTAAATCATGAAACCAGGAAATGTTCATCCTCCAACTtaatcttccattgtttttccagCAGTGAGAGTTCTgatttctctacatttttgccaGAGCTTGGTATTATCtgtctttttggttttcttttctatttaattattGTAGGTACATAATAGCTATATATACTTATAGAGCACATGCGATGTTTTGATACAGGGAAGAAAAGTGAATTAATCTATAGGTAcataatgtgaattaatcaatcTAGGTACTTCAGGGATTCATCTCCTCaggcatttctttgtgttaggaacattctatttccactcttttagttattttaaaatataccttaacttactgttgattacagtcactttgttgtgctatcaaatattgttcattctataaaaccatttaattatatttttgcacccactAACCATCTCTACTTAATCCCcccttcccagcttctggtaaccatTATTCTATTCTCTGTCGCCAAGAAAtcagttgtttttattgtttatctcTCTCATCTGACTGAGAATATGTGAGCTTTGACTTTCTGTgtttagcttatttcacttaacacaatgttcTCTAGTCCCATTCATGTTGTGGCAAATaccaggatttcattctttttatggatatataataTTCGATTGTGTATAcacaccacaatttctttatttattcatctgttgatggacatttaggtgtCCAATTGTCGAATTGTCCATAATTCCaaatcttgactattgtgaaaaatgctgcaataaacatggaagtgtAGATATCTTTCCAATATATCAAATTTTGTTATTAGTGACATATACcttggaattgctgggtcatctGGTAGTTGCATTTTTAGTTTTcagaggaacctccatactgttctccaaaGTGTTgtcattaatttacattcccaccaatagtggtCAAGGGTTTTCCGTTCTCCACATCCTTACTAGCATCAttattgcctttttgataaaagccattttaactggggtgagattatagctcactgtagtttttttttttttaagagacagagtctcactttgtcatccttggtagagtgccgtggcatcacaactcacagctacctccagctcttgggcttaggcgattctcttgcctcagcctccagagtagctgggattacaggcgcccgcctatttttttggtgcaggtTGGCAGGGGcggacctgccacccttggtatatggggccggtgccctactcgctgagccatagGCCCCTCCCACACtgtagtgttttttattttttatttatttgttttttttgtagagacagagtttcactttttatggccctcagtagagtaccgtggcctcacacagctcacagcaacctccaactcctgggcttaagcgattctcttgcctcagcctcccaagtagctgggaccacaggcgcccgccacaacccccagctattttttggttgcagtttggccggggccgggtttgaacccgccaccctcggtatatggggccggcaccttaccgactgagccacaggcaccgcccacactgtagtgttttttattgtttgtttgttttttattgttggggattcattgagggtaaaataagccaggttacactgattgcatttgttaggtaaagtccctcttacaattgtgtcttgctcccaaaaggtgtggcacacaccaaggccccacccccctccctccttctctctctctgctctttccttccccaccccgccctccttctttc
This is a stretch of genomic DNA from Nycticebus coucang isolate mNycCou1 chromosome 14, mNycCou1.pri, whole genome shotgun sequence. It encodes these proteins:
- the LOC128564671 gene encoding olfactory receptor 5B3-like — its product is MENSTEVTQFILLGLTNAPELKVPLFIMFMLIYFINVAGNLGMVILALWDSRLHTPMYFFLGNLSLADFCYSSAVTPTVMAGLLIGDKVISYSACAAQMFFFAAFATMENFLLALMAYDRYAAVCKPLHYTTTMTTSMCACLATGCYICGFLNASIHVGETFSLSFCKPNVVHHFFCDVPAVMALSCSDRHVNELVLVYVASFNVFFALLVILISYLCIFITILKMHSATGYRKVLSTCASHLTAVSIFYGTIIFMYLQPSSAHSMDIDKMASVFYTMVIPMLNPVIYSLRNKEVKSAFKKAVEKAKLCLRL